The Egicoccus sp. AB-alg6-2 genome contains a region encoding:
- a CDS encoding type II toxin-antitoxin system RelE/ParE family toxin, translating into MARVFLTRTAREALAALDLLRADAVLGALGELERDPYVGRELRGRLTGLRSYRVGVYRIIYELRDDLTVRVVAIRHRGSAYETNPRLTRRPVQNALMFVSG; encoded by the coding sequence GTGGCGCGGGTCTTCCTCACCCGCACGGCGCGGGAGGCCCTGGCCGCGCTCGACCTCCTGCGAGCAGACGCTGTCCTGGGTGCGCTCGGTGAACTCGAACGTGACCCGTACGTCGGTCGCGAGCTCCGGGGACGGCTCACGGGGCTTCGGTCCTACCGCGTCGGCGTCTACCGGATCATCTACGAACTCCGTGACGACCTCACCGTGCGCGTTGTCGCCATCCGCCACCGTGGCAGCGCCTACGAGACGAACCCCCGGTTAACCCGACGACCCGTACAAAACGCCCTCATGTTTGTCTCCGGGTAG